The following proteins come from a genomic window of Zonotrichia leucophrys gambelii isolate GWCS_2022_RI chromosome 4, RI_Zleu_2.0, whole genome shotgun sequence:
- the GAR1 gene encoding H/ACA ribonucleoprotein complex subunit 1 codes for MSFRGRGGGGGRGGGFNRGGGGGDRGGFNRGGRGGGFGRGGGRGGFNRGGFDQGPPERVVLLGEFMHPCEDDIVCKCKTEENKVPYFNAPVYLDNKEQIGKVDEIFGQLRDFYFSVKLSENMKASSFKKMQKFYIDPAKLLPLQRFLPRPPGEKGAPRGGGRGGRGGGRGGGRGGGRGGFGGGRGGGRGGGFRGGRGGGGGFRGGRGGGGGFRGRGH; via the exons ATGTCTTTTCGTGgaagaggaggtggaggaggaagaggaggtggcTTCAACCGAGGAGGAGGTGGCGGTGACCGAGGCGGCTTCAACCGCGGCGGGCGAGGAGGTGGCTTTGGACGGGGAGGTGGAAGAGGAGGCTTCAACAGAGGAGGATTTGACCAGGGCCCTCCAGAAAGGGTAGTTT tgctgggagagTTCATGCATCCCTGTGAAGATGACATAGTTTGTAAATgtaaaacagaggaaaacaaggtGCCTTATTTCAACGCCCCAGTGTACCTGGATAATAAGGAGCAGATTGGCAAAGTGGATGAAATATTTGGACAGCTGAGAGACTTT TATTTTTCAGTGAAACTGTCTGAGAACATGAAAGcctcttcatttaaaaaaatgcaaaag TTTTACATTGatccagcaaagctgctgcctctTCAAAGATTTTTGCCAAGGCCCCCTGGAGAAAAAGGTGCTCCCAGAGGAGGTGGTAGAGGAGGACGTGGTGGGGGACGTGGGGGAGGAAGAGGCGGTGGTAGAG gAGGATTtggaggaggcagaggtggaggaagaggaggaggattcAGAGGAGGTAgaggcggaggaggaggattcagaggaggaagaggcggTGGAGGAGGCTTTCGGG GAAGAGGACATTAA
- the RRH gene encoding visual pigment-like receptor peropsin: MHWNDSSNSSESDNEAHSAFTQTEHNIVAAYLITAGVISILSNLVVLGIFVKYKELRTATNAIIINLAFTDIGVSGIGYPMSAASDLHGSWKFGYTGCQIYAALNIFFGMASIGLLTVVAVDRYLTICRPDIGRRMTTRSYATLILAAWINAVFWSSMPTAGWASYAPDPTGATCTVNWRKNDASFISYTMSVIAVNFVVPLTVMFYCYYNVSRTMKQYASSNCLESINIDWSDQVDVTKMSVVMIIMFLVAWSPYSIVCLWSSFGDPKKISPAMAIIAPLFAKSSTFYNPCIYVIANKKFRRAILAMVRCQTRQEITINNALPMSVSQSALTSQNSSHLPA, encoded by the exons ATGCATTGGAATGACTCATCCAATTCCTCAGAAAGTGACAATGAAGCTCATTCAGCTTTCACACAGACTGAGCACAACATAGTTGCAGCTTACTTAATAACAGCAG GAGTGATAAGCATTCTCAGTAACCTTGTTGTGTTGGGCATCTTTGTTAAATACAAAGAGCTTCGGACAGCGACCAATGCAATTATTATCAACTTGGCTTTTACTGATATTGGTGTTAGTGGCATTGGTTACCCCATGTCTGCGGCCTCAGACCTGCATGGAAGCTGGAAATTTGGATATACTGGATGCCAG atCTATGCTGccttaaatatcttttttgGGATGGCGAGTATTGGTTTGCTGACTGTTGTTGCTGTTGATCGTTACCTGACCATCTGCAGGCCTGATATAG GAAGAAGAATGACCACCCGTAGCTATGCCACTCTCATCCTTGCTGCCTGGATAAATGCAGTCTTCTGGTCTTCCATGCCTACTGCAGGCTGGGCCAGCTACGCTCCCGATCCCACCGGGGCAACGTGCACAGTAAATTGGAGGAAAAATGATGC GTCCTTTATTTCCTACACAATGAGTGTAATTGCTGTTAATTTTGTTGTGCCCTTAACAGTCATGTTTTACTGTTATTACAATGTTTCCCGGACAATGAAACAATATGCCAGCAGTAACTGCCTGGAGAGCATTAACATAGATTGGTCTGACCAAGTAGATGTGACAAAG ATGTCTGTTGTGATGATTATAATGTTCTTGGTGGCATGGTCTCCATATTCTATTGTGTGTTTGTGGTCTTCCTTTGGAGACCCAAAGAAAATTTCTCCTGCAATGGCCATCATAGCTCCTCTCTTTGCAAAATCTTCCACATTCTATAACCCCTGCATTTATGTCATTGCAAACAAAAA GTTTCGGAGGGCGATCCTGGCAATGGTGCGCTGTCAGACAAGGCAAGAGATAACCATAAACAATGCTTTGCCCATGAGTGTGTCTCAAAGTGCACTGACATCGCAGAACTCCAGTCATTTGCCTGCATAA
- the LRIT3 gene encoding leucine-rich repeat, immunoglobulin-like domain and transmembrane domain-containing protein 3, whose protein sequence is MYLFICFYLLMSFFEEIHGFCPSQCTCVYHGRSDGTGTRSVLCNDPDMYEIPVNVPVDTVKLRIEKTVIRRIPTEAFYYLVDLKYLWVTYNCVANIDISSFYNLKQLHELRLDGNLLSTFPWESLAEMPNLRTLDLHNNKLTSIPADAGRFLRNLTYLDLSSNKLTTLPSDLMDIWPPFSGAIVSKNTDILVTQRVILGFQDNPWFCDCRISKLIEFSKIVDTSVVLLDPLVSCSGPESLAGILFQRAELEQCLKPSVMTSATKITSPLGSNVLLRCDATGYPTPQLTWSRSDNIPVNYTVIQETPGEGVRWSIMSLTGISYKDAGEYRCKAKNLAGMSEAAVTVTVVGVVTTTVSPQKFGRKPEAERQNTTQEESKQEPERTTTPLPITSTTTALVSTERSTSMTFTDRKQSRLMLDGKKVSKAVTNGNRKQIGELSKKGEDTLLSAAGMAEQNVTVKNLRVISESDERVTLTWKTVNATGNSAVTVLYSKYGEKDMLPLSTDSNKNKVTIDGLQPSTQYMACVSPKGVPPTKEQCVVFSTDGLNEESSSEFSILIVGSSAACVVVLPLIFFLLYKVLKLHLKPKSAKEAELAKETYVQFETLSLKPRTLGAGDQLWARRYTDESERLLLCSRSSMDSQMTFKSEGSRSEYLC, encoded by the exons ATGTATCTGTTTATTTGCTTCTACCTCCTAATGAGTTTTTTTGAAGAAATTCATGGCTTTTGTCCTTCACAATGCACTTGCGTTTACCATGGCAGAAGTGATGGCACTGGAACAag GTCTGTACTCTGTAATGACCCTGACATGTATGAGATCCCTGTGAATGTTCCTGTGGATACTGTAAAGCTTCGTATCGAAAAAACTGTCATACGAAGGATTCCGACTGAAGCCTTTTACTACCTGGTAGATCTCAAGTACCTGTGGGTCACTTACAACTGTGTAGCCAACATTGATATCAGCAGCTTCTATAACTTGAAACAGCTGCATGAGCTGAGGCTGGATGGTAATCTGCTCTCAACTTTCCCTTGGGAATCCCTGGCCGAGATGCCCAACTTACGGACTCTTGATCTCCACAACAACAAGCTGACCAGCATTCCCGCTGATGCTGGCCGCTTCCTGAGAAACCTCACCTACCTGGACTTATCCAGCAACAAGCTGACCACCTTGCCATCAGACCTCATGGACATTTGGCCCCCCTTCTCAGGAGCTATTGTATCCAAGAACACAGACATTCTGGTGACACAGAGAGTAATCTTGG GTTTTCAGGACAACCCATGGTTTTGTGACTGCCGCATTTCAAAGCTAATTGAATTTTCCAAAATTGTGGACACCTCCGTTGTACTTCTTGATCCATTGGTTTCGTGTAGTGGACCTGAGAGCCTGGCAGGAATCTTGTTCCAGAGAGCTGAGTTAGAGCAGTGTCTTAAACCATCGGTGATGACCTCAGCAACAAAAATCACCTCCCCGTTGGGCAGCAACGTCCTGCTACGCTGTGACGCCACGGGGTACCCAACACCACAGCTCACTTGGAGTAGGTCAGACAATATTCCAGTCAACTACACAG TAATTCAAGAAACTCCTGGAGAGGGTGTCAGGTGGTCCATAATGAGCTTGACAGGAATTTCATACAAGGACGCAGGAGAATACAGATGTAAAGCCAAGAACTTGGCAGGAATGTCAGAAGCTGCTGTGACTGTCACAGTGGTTGGTGTAGTTACTACAACTGTGTCACCACAGAAGTTTGGGAGGAAGCCAGAGGCTGAGAGGCAGAATACAACTCAGGAGGAATCCAAGCAGGAACCCGAGAGGACAACCACACCTCTTCCCATCACATCGACCACCACAGCTCTGGTGAGCACTGAAAGATCAACCAGCATGACTTTTACTGACAGGAAGCAATCCAGGCTCATGCTAGATGGAAAGAAAGTTTCAAAGGCAGTGACAAATGGAAACAGAAAGCAGATTGGAGAGTTAAGCAAGAAAGGTGAGGATACTCTATTGAGTGCAGCAGGTATGGCTGAGCAAAATGTTACTGTGAAGAACCTAAGGGTGATCAGTGAATCTGATGAAAGAGTGACCTTAACTTGGAAAACTGTCAATGCCACAGGCAATTCTGCTGTGACTGTGTTATACTCCAAGTATGGTGAGAAAGATATGTTGCCTCTCAGCACAGATTCTAACAAAAACAAAGTCACAATCGATGGTTTGCAACCTAGTACTCAATATATGGCATGTGTGTCACCCAAAGGCGTGCCACCTACAAAAGAGCAGTGTGTTGTTTTCTCCACTGATGGGTTAAATgaagaaagcagctctgagtTTTCCATTCTGATAGTGGGCAGCAGTGCAGCATGTGTGGTTGTTTTacctttgatatttttcttactCTACAAAGTTTTGAAACTTCATTTGAAACCAAAATCTGCAAAGGAAGCTGAACTTGCAAAAGAGACTTATGTGCAGTTTGAAACACTGTCGCTGAAGCCTCGAACACTGGGTGCAGGAGACCAGCTCTGGGCACGGAGGTACACGGATGAGTCAGAAAGACTTCTCCTTTGCTCTAGGTCAAGCATGGATTCTCAAATGACCTTCAAAAGTGAGGGCTCCAGGTCTGAGTATCTGTGCTGA